One window from the genome of Lentibacillus daqui encodes:
- a CDS encoding glycoside hydrolase family 1 protein, giving the protein MPQTEKRFPEGFLWGGATAANQIEGGFHEGNKGLNIADVLPGGKERLSILQSSGFDFDIHEDKYSYPNHEAIDFHHRYKEDIALFAEMGFKAYRMSIAWTRIFPNGDELEPNEEGLAFYDRVFDELHKYGIEPVVTISHYEMPVNLVKEYGGWRNRDVVTFFERYVNVIFNRYKNKVKYWMTFNEINSGLMMPIMGLGFSIQNEEDRYQPTFQAFHHQFVASSIAVKACHEIIPDSKIGCMIIYAPVYAYDSNPENVMYALQEENLFNYFCADVQVRGEYPAFINRYFKEHGIKLDIHEGDLELIKEHTVDYIAFSYYMSRTEKKEKDEQEKTKGNIMSGVKNPFLKASDWGWEIDPIGLRISLNKLYGRYEVPLFVVENGLGAYDKVEADGSINDDYRIDYLREHIKAMREAIEDGVELMGYTSWGCIDLVSASTGEMSKRYGFIYVDKDDKGNGTLERSRKKSFYWYKDVIATNGQKL; this is encoded by the coding sequence ATGCCACAAACCGAAAAAAGATTCCCGGAAGGATTTTTATGGGGAGGAGCAACTGCAGCCAACCAGATAGAAGGCGGATTTCACGAAGGAAACAAAGGATTAAATATTGCTGATGTTTTACCAGGTGGAAAAGAACGTCTTTCCATATTGCAATCCTCCGGCTTTGATTTTGACATTCATGAGGATAAATATAGCTATCCAAACCATGAAGCAATTGACTTTCACCACCGATACAAAGAAGATATTGCACTGTTTGCGGAAATGGGCTTTAAGGCATACCGCATGTCAATTGCCTGGACACGAATTTTCCCAAACGGAGACGAGCTGGAACCAAACGAAGAAGGACTGGCTTTCTATGATCGTGTTTTTGATGAACTGCACAAATATGGAATTGAACCAGTTGTAACGATTTCCCATTATGAAATGCCGGTAAATCTTGTCAAGGAATATGGCGGCTGGCGAAATCGAGACGTTGTTACGTTCTTTGAAAGATACGTGAATGTGATTTTTAATCGTTATAAAAATAAGGTCAAATATTGGATGACATTTAATGAGATCAATAGTGGATTAATGATGCCTATTATGGGACTTGGCTTTTCCATCCAAAACGAGGAAGATCGTTATCAACCAACGTTTCAGGCGTTTCATCACCAATTTGTTGCCAGTAGCATCGCTGTCAAAGCCTGTCATGAGATTATCCCAGATTCAAAAATCGGTTGTATGATCATATATGCACCTGTTTACGCATATGATTCGAATCCTGAAAACGTGATGTATGCACTGCAAGAAGAGAATCTTTTCAATTACTTCTGTGCCGATGTTCAAGTGCGCGGGGAATATCCAGCCTTTATCAACCGATATTTCAAGGAACATGGCATTAAACTGGATATTCATGAAGGAGATTTGGAGTTAATTAAAGAGCATACAGTAGACTATATTGCCTTTAGTTACTACATGTCACGAACGGAGAAAAAAGAAAAGGACGAACAGGAAAAGACGAAAGGAAATATCATGAGTGGGGTTAAAAATCCATTCCTGAAAGCCAGTGATTGGGGCTGGGAGATTGACCCAATCGGTTTAAGAATTTCCTTGAATAAGTTATATGGCAGATATGAAGTACCCTTGTTTGTTGTTGAAAACGGGCTGGGCGCATATGACAAAGTAGAAGCAGACGGGTCAATCAATGATGATTATCGAATTGATTATCTGCGTGAACATATCAAGGCAATGCGTGAAGCAATAGAAGATGGCGTTGAACTGATGGGTTACACAAGCTGGGGATGCATTGATTTGGTTAGTGCTTCAACGGGTGAAATGTCCAAACGCTATGGCTTCATCTACGTAGACAAGGATGATAAAGGAAACGGAACATTGGAAAGAAGCCGTAAAAAATCCTTCTACTGGTATAAAGACGTTATTGCAACTAATGGTCAAAAGCTATAA
- a CDS encoding PTS transporter subunit EIIC: protein MVYQNIIIIVAVGFIRVIFGDYGWWYNETIIQLVNPVYHTILPVLIGFTGGRLIGGQKGGATAAVAIFGLTLSSTVPAILGAMIIGPVSGWVIKKIDQYIIKKLPGAGYELLIGNILTAFIAFLFTLVCYLYIGKIFSTGIELTLQFLESIVSSSWLPIVAVFVEPAKVLFFNNVVNFGILAPLGIHQVNELGKSLFFLIESNPGPGLGILLAYWLKTKGEQRKGAKLATLVHFFGGIHEVYFPYVLKKPRLIIAVILGGMVGVYSFQLFHVGLVAIPSPGSALLLVGLAPKADMLFVLLGILLSGLASFLVSICLLRQVSESPTVNDTKETINIFYRLTESGRLPQENEDMADNSGEKVMNAADEKTLKGAAIHSIYFVCEAGIGSSAMGGAMLRKKLQQANLPITVENASINDIPEDADLIVCHERLLPTIKRVVPNKTYYPLQSFTDMKVYDQLVRELI from the coding sequence ATGGTGTATCAAAATATCATCATCATCGTTGCTGTCGGTTTTATACGTGTGATTTTCGGCGATTATGGCTGGTGGTACAACGAAACGATTATACAATTAGTTAACCCGGTATACCATACCATTTTGCCTGTACTGATAGGATTTACCGGTGGAAGATTAATTGGCGGGCAAAAAGGGGGAGCTACAGCGGCCGTAGCTATATTTGGATTGACGCTTTCCAGTACAGTGCCGGCCATACTTGGCGCAATGATTATTGGACCGGTTTCAGGGTGGGTAATCAAGAAAATTGACCAATACATTATCAAAAAATTGCCGGGAGCCGGGTATGAACTCCTAATTGGAAATATATTGACTGCTTTTATTGCATTTTTATTCACATTGGTTTGTTATTTGTACATAGGAAAGATATTCTCTACCGGGATAGAACTAACGCTTCAATTTCTGGAATCCATTGTCAGTTCCAGCTGGCTGCCGATTGTGGCTGTATTCGTGGAGCCAGCTAAGGTATTGTTTTTTAATAACGTTGTAAATTTCGGAATCTTGGCTCCCTTGGGAATCCATCAGGTCAACGAATTAGGCAAATCACTATTTTTCTTAATCGAATCAAATCCAGGTCCGGGCTTGGGGATCCTGCTTGCTTATTGGCTGAAAACAAAGGGAGAACAAAGAAAGGGTGCGAAACTGGCTACCTTGGTCCATTTTTTTGGTGGAATACATGAAGTTTATTTTCCATATGTACTTAAGAAGCCAAGGCTAATCATTGCTGTCATTTTAGGTGGGATGGTCGGGGTGTATAGTTTTCAGCTATTTCATGTTGGTCTAGTGGCCATTCCTTCCCCTGGTAGTGCTTTACTTCTGGTCGGATTAGCGCCAAAAGCAGATATGCTGTTTGTTCTGCTAGGCATCCTTTTATCCGGGCTGGCATCCTTCTTGGTAAGTATATGTTTATTGCGTCAAGTATCGGAATCGCCAACAGTGAATGATACGAAAGAGACGATCAATATATTTTATAGATTAACAGAAAGTGGCAGGCTGCCTCAAGAGAATGAGGATATGGCCGATAATTCCGGGGAAAAGGTGATGAATGCAGCGGACGAGAAGACCTTGAAGGGAGCCGCCATTCATTCTATTTATTTTGTATGTGAGGCAGGAATAGGCTCCAGTGCGATGGGAGGAGCCATGCTGCGGAAAAAACTGCAACAGGCCAATTTGCCAATCACAGTTGAGAATGCATCAATTAACGATATTCCCGAGGATGCCGATCTGATCGTCTGTCATGAACGTCTGCTGCCAACAATTAAACGCGTGGTACCAAATAAAACCTATTATCCCCTTCAATCATTTACGGATATGAAGGTTTATGATCAGTTGGTTCGGGAGCTTATTTGA
- a CDS encoding BglG family transcription antiterminator, with protein sequence MEQSIFLNSRQKEILRAFMNENKLITYKSLSEYFKLSVRTIQREVKSLAPILNRYHVKIAKKIGSGLQLQGSEANIQRLKAHLQDAQVMATYSPEERQEGIAYDLLLSNGPLKTGYFSAKFGVSAATIAYDLDKVSAAFEEIGMKVERAPGIGVYIDGTEQQRRTLLSRLLHKDITFEDWLEFFQEPAGDKILYGKLGSVIRNRLLKFVQTDKIIDVDHVLSEVLDEQSNVVLTDRNYVNLIIHIVLSMERIQSGKVIEYTNLSQWEPIESETLLLAEKIVNRLEQVFSLTFPEIEIKYISLHLAGAKVSTEMNEKDGSSEEFMWIELTQSFIRSIEYDLGTSFEGDKLLFDGLVSHFVPVLNRLKYHLQIHNPMLDKIKENYPDVFAACENACAMLTEKIGYSIPEDEVGYLTMHVGASILRIESYAKEQYKAVVVCASGLGTSMYLATKIRSEIPNLQVEAVISMNELAEWLQDDRNADIIISTVNLPVASAMDVVVVSPFLKKEDLNRIRNSLVSTIHTEKKTPAPAANVDDKKEYESASLLSLATYGEGMMHILRNFRVYEHVKVGSDRISSLLIHMENAGAVANLDILIADIKEREQQGGFILDGLAMLHTKSKGVMAPLAAVFRTEKPVPWYNDDGSKQHVQVILLLVVPADAPEEHMKMISEIPASFIEEDFLNGIINEDVHGVHRLFERVLTGAFEQRITSVAKGL encoded by the coding sequence GTGGAACAGTCTATATTTTTGAATTCGCGGCAAAAAGAAATATTACGGGCTTTCATGAATGAAAATAAACTAATTACCTATAAATCTCTTTCTGAATACTTCAAGTTGAGTGTGCGGACCATTCAAAGGGAGGTCAAATCACTTGCACCTATTTTAAACCGTTATCATGTTAAAATAGCCAAAAAAATTGGTTCCGGCCTTCAGTTGCAGGGGTCTGAAGCAAATATCCAGAGACTGAAAGCCCACCTGCAGGACGCACAAGTAATGGCCACATACTCTCCGGAAGAGCGCCAGGAAGGCATTGCCTATGATCTTTTATTGTCGAACGGACCATTGAAAACGGGGTATTTCAGTGCCAAATTCGGTGTTTCTGCAGCGACCATTGCTTATGATCTGGATAAGGTCAGTGCAGCTTTTGAGGAGATCGGTATGAAGGTCGAACGTGCACCGGGAATTGGCGTTTACATTGATGGCACAGAGCAGCAGCGTAGGACTTTGCTGTCACGCCTGCTGCATAAGGACATTACTTTTGAAGACTGGCTGGAGTTTTTCCAGGAGCCAGCAGGAGATAAAATTTTGTACGGAAAGTTGGGCTCGGTCATTCGCAATAGATTGCTGAAGTTTGTTCAAACCGACAAAATCATCGATGTGGATCATGTATTAAGTGAGGTATTGGATGAGCAATCAAATGTTGTTTTAACGGATAGAAATTATGTGAATCTGATCATTCATATCGTATTATCAATGGAAAGGATCCAAAGTGGAAAGGTAATCGAGTACACCAACTTAAGCCAATGGGAGCCTATTGAATCAGAGACGCTTTTACTGGCCGAAAAAATTGTCAATCGTTTGGAGCAAGTATTTTCGCTGACATTCCCCGAGATTGAAATAAAGTATATTTCACTGCATTTGGCGGGTGCAAAGGTGTCTACGGAAATGAACGAAAAAGATGGCAGCAGTGAAGAATTTATGTGGATTGAGTTGACGCAAAGCTTCATTCGTTCCATCGAATATGATCTCGGTACATCTTTTGAAGGGGATAAACTGCTGTTCGACGGTTTGGTCTCCCATTTTGTACCGGTACTTAACCGGCTGAAATATCATTTGCAAATACACAACCCGATGCTGGACAAGATAAAGGAAAATTATCCGGATGTCTTTGCTGCCTGCGAAAATGCCTGTGCGATGCTGACAGAAAAAATAGGTTATTCTATACCAGAAGATGAAGTCGGTTACTTGACCATGCATGTCGGCGCCTCGATACTGCGGATTGAAAGTTATGCGAAGGAGCAATACAAGGCGGTAGTTGTTTGCGCGAGCGGGCTTGGAACATCTATGTATCTAGCTACGAAAATCCGTTCCGAAATTCCAAATTTGCAAGTGGAAGCGGTCATCTCTATGAATGAACTTGCAGAGTGGTTACAGGATGACCGTAATGCGGATATTATTATTTCCACGGTTAACTTGCCTGTTGCAAGTGCTATGGATGTGGTGGTCGTAAGCCCTTTTCTAAAAAAAGAAGACCTTAACAGAATTAGGAATTCATTGGTCAGTACCATTCATACGGAGAAAAAAACCCCGGCACCGGCAGCAAATGTGGATGATAAAAAAGAATATGAATCTGCTTCTCTACTATCCCTTGCAACATATGGGGAAGGCATGATGCATATATTAAGGAATTTCCGTGTATATGAACATGTGAAAGTCGGTTCTGACCGGATATCCAGTCTCCTGATTCACATGGAAAATGCTGGAGCTGTTGCCAATTTGGATATACTTATTGCCGATATAAAAGAAAGAGAGCAGCAGGGTGGTTTCATATTGGATGGTCTGGCGATGCTGCATACCAAATCAAAAGGGGTGATGGCTCCGCTTGCAGCAGTATTTCGTACTGAAAAACCTGTACCATGGTATAATGATGATGGGAGCAAACAACATGTGCAAGTGATCCTTCTGTTGGTTGTTCCGGCAGATGCTCCTGAAGAACATATGAAAATGATCAGTGAAATTCCGGCATCGTTTATTGAGGAAGATTTTCTAAACGGAATCATAAATGAGGATGTACATGGGGTGCATCGCTTATTTGAAAGGGTGTTAACGGGGGCGTTTGAACAGAGAATAACTTCCGTGGCAAAGGGGTTATGA
- the xylB gene encoding xylulokinase: protein MDKELLMGIDIGTQGTKILVVDTNGHTVAVGSYSYDFYVPKAGWAEQDPLQWWHAVQKSLKQIWDKGIKPDQIRGIGVSGQMHSLVLLDENKEELGNAILWNDVRTHKECTEIEQIVGKSSVLGITRNAVLPGFTAPKLLWVRKHEPERFARIRHVMLPKDYIVFKLSGVFSCDVSDASGTALLDTKKRMWSREMVEALGIPLAWLPEVHESQTIVGNVSQHAATVTELAVGTEIVAGAGDNAAAALGNGIYEEGSGIVSVGTSGTVFAPLKQLPIVHDDEQLATLHQFCHCLPDTWHAMGVTLSAGMSLNWFKHTFSEESYDAFLAGIDDIPAGAGGLYYLPYLNGERTPHNDPDARGVFFGIHYQHTRDHFTRAVLEGVSYSLRDCYELIKRCNVSINDLYVTGGASKSPAWRQILTDVLGRGLTFFDGREGPAFGASLLAGLGTGVWENAKAFPAFFDTGNETAMIHENAKQYDTGYHMYKKIYDHVKPLFHS, encoded by the coding sequence ATGGATAAAGAATTGTTAATGGGAATCGATATCGGCACACAGGGAACGAAAATACTTGTAGTGGATACAAATGGTCATACGGTCGCAGTAGGAAGCTATTCCTATGATTTCTACGTTCCAAAAGCCGGCTGGGCGGAACAGGATCCACTACAATGGTGGCATGCCGTACAGAAATCACTAAAGCAGATTTGGGACAAAGGAATCAAACCGGATCAGATACGGGGAATTGGTGTATCGGGACAGATGCACAGTCTGGTTTTACTGGATGAAAATAAGGAGGAACTGGGGAATGCCATATTATGGAACGATGTCAGAACGCATAAAGAATGTACGGAAATAGAACAAATTGTAGGCAAGAGCAGCGTGTTGGGGATCACTCGCAACGCCGTACTTCCAGGGTTTACAGCACCAAAACTACTATGGGTCAGAAAGCATGAGCCGGAACGGTTTGCGCGCATTCGGCATGTGATGTTGCCAAAGGATTATATCGTTTTTAAATTGAGTGGGGTTTTTTCCTGTGATGTTTCAGACGCAAGTGGTACGGCACTGCTTGATACAAAAAAGCGAATGTGGTCCAGAGAAATGGTGGAGGCGCTGGGTATTCCATTAGCCTGGCTGCCGGAAGTTCATGAAAGTCAGACGATTGTGGGGAATGTGTCACAGCATGCAGCCACGGTTACGGAATTAGCGGTTGGTACAGAAATTGTTGCCGGTGCCGGTGATAATGCAGCGGCAGCCCTTGGCAATGGCATATATGAAGAGGGATCGGGTATTGTCAGTGTGGGAACATCAGGCACTGTTTTTGCTCCACTAAAACAACTCCCAATCGTCCACGATGACGAGCAGCTGGCTACATTACATCAGTTTTGTCATTGTTTGCCGGATACCTGGCACGCGATGGGTGTAACATTATCGGCGGGGATGTCGTTAAACTGGTTTAAGCACACGTTTTCAGAAGAATCGTATGACGCATTTCTTGCAGGAATAGACGACATTCCAGCAGGGGCAGGGGGATTGTATTATCTTCCTTATCTGAATGGTGAGCGCACACCGCATAATGATCCCGATGCCAGAGGGGTTTTCTTCGGTATCCATTATCAGCATACTCGCGACCATTTCACGAGAGCTGTTTTGGAAGGTGTATCGTACAGCCTGCGTGATTGTTATGAATTGATTAAGCGCTGCAATGTATCCATTAATGATTTATATGTAACTGGCGGTGCAAGCAAAAGTCCGGCATGGCGGCAGATTTTGACGGATGTTTTGGGACGGGGGCTAACCTTTTTTGATGGCAGGGAAGGTCCGGCATTTGGCGCGTCTTTATTGGCGGGTCTTGGCACAGGTGTCTGGGAGAACGCGAAGGCATTCCCGGCATTTTTTGACACCGGCAATGAGACCGCCATGATTCATGAAAATGCTAAACAGTACGATACTGGTTATCATATGTATAAAAAGATATATGATCATGTCAAACCCCTATTTCATTCCTAA
- a CDS encoding zinc-dependent alcohol dehydrogenase family protein: protein MKALVIEKPYTASVKEVPYPKPGADEVTIKVENIGICGTDIHIFQGEFLSPYPIIPGHEFSGTVYEIGENVQGYEEGERVTADPSLFCGHCEFCLTNRGNQCENWGAIGNTVDGSMAEYVKVPSKNVVKIPDSMSFAEAAFIEPMACVVHGMNRLNLQVGKRVILFGAGAMGQQLIQSVKMAGASELVVVDISQDKLDMALEWGATKGVLSENIEKELNKKDYPHGFDVVIDATGIPKVIEQAFQYMGKTATYLQFGVTPKEAAVPVDTFKLYNNDWTILGTMAINHTFLPAFEWVKNGRIDLEHIISKEISLEETIDFLKGPRNPDDLKVQIKL from the coding sequence ATGAAAGCTTTAGTTATTGAGAAACCATATACAGCATCTGTGAAAGAGGTTCCTTACCCGAAGCCGGGAGCCGATGAAGTAACCATCAAGGTAGAAAATATCGGCATATGCGGGACGGATATTCATATTTTCCAAGGAGAATTCCTCTCACCATATCCGATCATACCGGGACATGAATTTTCTGGCACCGTGTATGAAATTGGCGAAAACGTACAGGGGTATGAAGAGGGGGAAAGAGTCACGGCTGATCCATCGCTTTTTTGCGGGCATTGCGAATTTTGTCTGACCAATCGCGGCAACCAATGTGAAAATTGGGGAGCGATCGGTAATACAGTGGATGGCAGCATGGCGGAGTATGTCAAAGTCCCAAGTAAAAACGTTGTAAAAATCCCCGATTCCATGTCATTTGCCGAAGCGGCTTTTATCGAACCAATGGCCTGTGTCGTCCATGGAATGAATCGACTCAATCTGCAGGTTGGCAAAAGGGTGATACTATTTGGTGCCGGCGCGATGGGGCAGCAGCTGATTCAATCCGTGAAAATGGCCGGAGCATCTGAACTTGTTGTCGTGGATATCTCGCAGGATAAGCTCGATATGGCACTTGAATGGGGCGCTACCAAAGGGGTGTTAAGTGAAAATATCGAAAAAGAATTGAACAAGAAAGATTACCCGCATGGATTTGACGTGGTGATTGACGCTACCGGTATTCCAAAAGTGATTGAACAGGCATTTCAATACATGGGAAAAACGGCAACATACCTGCAGTTCGGAGTGACACCGAAAGAAGCTGCTGTACCGGTAGATACATTCAAATTGTATAACAATGACTGGACAATACTTGGCACGATGGCCATTAACCACACATTCCTGCCAGCATTTGAGTGGGTGAAGAACGGCCGGATTGACCTTGAACATATCATCTCGAAAGAAATATCGCTTGAGGAGACGATTGACTTTCTGAAAGGGCCAAGGAATCCTGATGATTTAAAAGTGCAAATCAAGTTGTAA
- a CDS encoding carbohydrate ABC transporter permease, with protein sequence MKRIASGGLTLLTYVIAILFFFPILWIFITGFKSESEAINIPPSLFFKPSLENFEIVWQAGIGGFFANSVVVTVVSTVIALLLGVPAAYALALLKVKRKNDILFWMISTRFLPVAGIIIPLYLLFKNVNLLDSLPALILLYAGMNIPLIVWMMRSFFNDVSYEIIEATQVDGASGLQSFFKVVLPLVRPGLVSTALLSMVFAWNEFFFAVSLSYTNAATLPVYMASYMTQEGLFWAKMSAAASISIFPVIILGWFTQKQLVRGLTMGAVKG encoded by the coding sequence ATGAAAAGAATTGCATCAGGCGGACTGACACTGCTTACCTATGTGATTGCCATTTTGTTCTTTTTCCCAATTCTATGGATTTTCATTACGGGATTCAAATCGGAAAGTGAAGCCATCAACATTCCGCCTTCCCTCTTTTTCAAGCCGTCACTAGAGAATTTTGAAATTGTCTGGCAGGCGGGAATAGGCGGGTTCTTTGCTAACTCTGTTGTTGTTACGGTGGTGTCCACAGTAATCGCGCTTTTGCTTGGAGTTCCCGCAGCATATGCCCTGGCATTATTAAAGGTAAAGCGGAAAAATGATATTTTATTCTGGATGATTTCTACCAGGTTCCTGCCTGTTGCGGGGATCATTATCCCACTGTATCTATTGTTCAAAAATGTAAATCTATTAGATTCCTTGCCTGCCTTAATATTGCTTTACGCCGGTATGAATATACCTTTGATTGTTTGGATGATGCGGTCATTTTTCAACGATGTATCCTATGAGATTATCGAAGCTACACAGGTCGATGGTGCATCCGGGTTGCAATCTTTCTTTAAAGTGGTTTTGCCGCTTGTCAGACCAGGGCTGGTATCGACCGCACTATTATCGATGGTGTTTGCCTGGAATGAATTCTTTTTCGCCGTCAGTTTGAGTTACACCAATGCTGCGACACTGCCAGTATATATGGCGTCCTATATGACACAGGAAGGATTATTCTGGGCAAAAATGTCAGCAGCTGCGTCTATCTCCATTTTCCCAGTTATCATTTTGGGCTGGTTTACACAGAAACAACTGGTTAGAGGTTTGACGATGGGAGCGGTAAAAGGATAA
- a CDS encoding carbohydrate ABC transporter permease produces MQTTEKKRRASNQPPVKRLILPSAIYLIIMTQIPFLITIYFSFQDWNLMRPDKGIVFNGLANFKKILTSSSFYQVFGNTVALTVAVLIICFLLGFAFALLMNRHFWGKGIVRTIFITPFFVMPTVSAIVWKTLMYNPNFGMSSYFAHVFGKAPIDWLSAHPLFSIILIVSWMWTPFFMLILLAGLQSLPDELIEAAQLDGANKIGQFIHVTIPHLFRYIEVVLLLGLMFILQVFGEIYVTTAGGPGYASTNLSFLVYRIGFQNWDIGEASAVGVLTVILTIIMMMFMFKLLSRMFREEQS; encoded by the coding sequence ATGCAAACAACTGAAAAAAAGAGAAGAGCTTCCAACCAGCCTCCTGTGAAAAGGTTAATATTGCCAAGTGCCATTTACCTGATTATCATGACGCAGATTCCTTTTTTGATCACGATTTATTTTAGTTTTCAAGATTGGAATTTAATGCGTCCGGACAAAGGTATTGTATTTAATGGGCTGGCGAATTTCAAAAAGATCCTGACCTCATCTTCCTTTTATCAGGTATTTGGGAATACGGTTGCGCTTACGGTGGCTGTTTTAATCATATGCTTCCTATTGGGATTTGCATTTGCGCTACTGATGAATCGCCATTTTTGGGGAAAAGGCATCGTTCGTACAATATTCATTACACCTTTTTTTGTGATGCCGACTGTATCGGCGATTGTATGGAAAACATTGATGTACAATCCCAATTTCGGTATGTCGTCTTATTTTGCCCATGTATTTGGAAAGGCACCGATTGATTGGTTGTCTGCACATCCGCTTTTTTCAATCATACTAATCGTATCGTGGATGTGGACGCCGTTTTTCATGTTGATTCTATTGGCAGGTTTGCAGTCACTGCCGGATGAACTGATCGAAGCAGCACAACTGGATGGGGCGAATAAAATCGGCCAGTTCATCCATGTTACCATCCCGCATTTATTCCGATATATTGAGGTCGTGTTATTGCTGGGGCTGATGTTCATCCTGCAGGTGTTTGGCGAGATCTACGTCACAACCGCTGGTGGTCCGGGTTATGCTTCTACCAATCTATCATTTTTGGTTTATCGTATCGGGTTCCAGAACTGGGATATCGGGGAGGCATCGGCAGTAGGTGTGCTGACGGTTATATTAACGATCATTATGATGATGTTCATGTTTAAATTATTAAGTCGTATGTTCAGGGAGGAACAGTCATGA
- a CDS encoding ABC transporter substrate-binding protein, whose amino-acid sequence MKKRFGLLFVVLIALIIIIAGCSSTSPGDSVAGEGEKEGGNKDSKVLKIATVNNPDMKIMQDLTKKHFEKDKGIKVEFVVLPENDLRKKVTEDVGLGAGAFDIVTISTYDTPIWAKNEWIEPISPRLDEMSEDDKKAYDLEDIFPTMREALTYDDSLYALPFYGESTMFYYNKEIFKEAGLKMPKHPTWEEVGDMAREIKEKTGTPGIVLRGLPGWGEMMAPLTTVINSFGGSYYDKDWNANLDSKETKNAVNFYVDLLKDAGQPGATSTGFTEALTIMSTGKAAMWYDATVAAGTLNNPDDSSVAGKIGYAFAPTQVKEENTGGLYAWSLAIESASKNKDAAFEFIKWSTSKEYVELVGKEKGWVVAPSGTRISTYENPEYREAAPFADMVLESIQSVDYDNPAVDPVPYVGAQYVAIPEFQSLGTEVSQQIAAAISGDKSVDQAMKEAQKLAEDAAEEGGYKK is encoded by the coding sequence ATGAAGAAAAGGTTTGGCCTGTTATTCGTTGTTTTAATAGCGCTTATAATCATCATTGCCGGATGTAGTTCCACCTCTCCCGGTGATAGCGTTGCCGGGGAGGGTGAAAAAGAAGGGGGTAACAAGGATAGTAAGGTTTTAAAAATTGCTACCGTCAATAACCCGGATATGAAAATTATGCAGGATCTGACGAAAAAGCATTTCGAAAAAGACAAAGGAATCAAAGTTGAATTTGTTGTTTTGCCGGAGAACGATCTTCGTAAAAAAGTAACAGAGGATGTCGGTCTTGGAGCAGGCGCGTTTGATATCGTGACCATCAGTACCTATGATACACCAATCTGGGCCAAGAATGAGTGGATTGAACCAATCAGCCCAAGACTGGATGAAATGAGTGAAGATGACAAAAAAGCATATGACCTGGAAGATATCTTTCCGACAATGAGAGAGGCGCTTACTTATGATGATAGTCTGTATGCACTGCCCTTTTATGGGGAAAGCACGATGTTTTATTACAACAAAGAGATTTTCAAAGAAGCTGGTCTGAAAATGCCTAAGCATCCGACCTGGGAAGAAGTTGGCGATATGGCACGCGAGATCAAAGAAAAGACTGGTACACCTGGAATCGTCTTGCGTGGGCTGCCGGGATGGGGAGAAATGATGGCACCGTTGACGACGGTAATCAATTCCTTTGGCGGGTCGTATTATGACAAGGATTGGAATGCAAATCTTGATAGCAAGGAAACCAAAAATGCGGTGAATTTCTATGTTGATTTGTTAAAAGATGCCGGTCAGCCCGGGGCAACGAGTACCGGATTTACGGAAGCATTGACCATCATGTCTACCGGTAAAGCTGCAATGTGGTATGACGCAACAGTTGCTGCTGGAACATTGAACAATCCGGATGACTCTTCCGTAGCTGGAAAGATTGGTTATGCTTTTGCACCGACACAGGTGAAGGAAGAAAATACTGGCGGACTGTATGCCTGGTCACTAGCAATTGAATCAGCGAGTAAAAATAAAGATGCAGCGTTCGAATTCATTAAATGGTCTACAAGTAAGGAATATGTAGAACTTGTGGGCAAGGAAAAAGGCTGGGTTGTTGCACCATCCGGGACGAGAATCTCAACCTATGAAAACCCGGAATACAGAGAGGCAGCACCTTTTGCGGATATGGTTCTGGAAAGTATTCAAAGTGTAGATTATGATAACCCTGCCGTGGATCCTGTTCCATATGTCGGTGCACAGTATGTTGCCATTCCGGAGTTCCAGTCACTTGGAACAGAGGTCAGCCAACAGATTGCAGCGGCGATTTCCGGAGATAAATCAGTAGATCAAGCCATGAAGGAAGCCCAAAAGTTGGCAGAAGATGCAGCTGAAGAGGGAGGATATAAAAAATAG